The following are from one region of the Heliangelus exortis chromosome 29, bHelExo1.hap1, whole genome shotgun sequence genome:
- the LOC139788409 gene encoding feather keratin 1-like, with the protein MSCYTRCLPCRPCGPTPLANSCNEPCVRQCQDSSVVIQPSPVVVTLPGPILSSFPQNTAVGSSTSAAVGSILSSQGVPINSGGFGLGGYGLGGYGLGGYGLGGFGSGYCGSRCLPC; encoded by the coding sequence ATGTCCTGCTACACTCGCTGTCTGCCATGCCGGCCCTGCGGCCCAACCCCGCTGGCCAACAGCTGCaacgagccctgtgtcaggcagtgccaggactcTTCCGTCGTCATCCAGCCCTCCCCCGTGGTGGTGACCCTGCCGggacccatcctcagctccttcccgcAGAACACCGCCGTGGGCTCCTCCACCTCCGCTGCcgttggcagcatcctcagctctcagggagtgcccatcaactccgGGGGCTTTGGCCTTGGGGGCTATGGCCTTGGGGGCTATGGTCTTGGGGGCTATGGTCTTGGGGGCTTTGGCAGTGGCTACTGTGGCAGCAGGTGCCTGCCCTGCTAA
- the LOC139788461 gene encoding feather keratin 1-like, with product MSCYTRCLPCRPCGPTPLANSCNEPCVRQCQDSSVVIQPSPVVVTLPGPILSSFPQDTNVGSSTSAAVGSILSSQGVPINSGGFGLGGFGLGGYGLGGFGSGYCGSRCLPC from the coding sequence ATGTCCTGCTACACTCGCTGTCTGCCATGCCGGCCCTGCGGCCCGACACCGCTGGCCAACAGCTGCaacgagccctgtgtcaggcagtgccaggactcCTCCGTCGTCATCCAGCCCTCCCCCGTGGTGGTGACCCTGCCGggacccatcctcagctccttcccgcAGGACACCAACGTGGGCTCCTCCACCTCCGCTGCcgttggcagcatcctcagctctcagggagtgcccatcaactccgGGGGCTTTGGCCTTGGGGGCTTTGGCCTTGGGGGCTATGGTCTTGGGGGCTTTGGCAGTGGCTACTGTGGCAGCAGGTGCCTGCCCTGCTAA
- the LOC139788463 gene encoding feather keratin 1-like yields MSCYTPCLPCGQSCGPTPLANSCNEPCVRQCQDSTVVIQPSPVVVTLPGPILSSFPQNTAVGSSTSAAVGSILSSQGVPINSGGFGLGAFGSGYCGSRCLPC; encoded by the coding sequence ATGTCCTGCTACACCCCGTGCCTGCCCTGCGGCCAGTCCTGCGGCCCGACCCCGCTGGCCAACAGCTGCAAtgagccctgtgtcaggcagtgccaggactcCACCGTCGTCATCCAGCCCTCCCCCGTGGTGGTGACCCTGCCCggacccatcctcagctccttcccgcAGAACACCGCCGTGGGCTCCTCCACCTCCGCTGCcgttggcagcatcctcagctctcagggagtgcccatcaactccgGGGGCTTTGGCCTCGGGGCCTTTGGCAGCGGCTACTGCGGCAGCAGGTGCCTGCCCTGCtaa